Proteins from a genomic interval of Narcine bancroftii isolate sNarBan1 chromosome 12, sNarBan1.hap1, whole genome shotgun sequence:
- the LOC138747174 gene encoding ATP-dependent 6-phosphofructokinase, muscle type-like isoform X2, whose translation MVLEDRSHAETLGVGKAIAVLTSGGDAQGMNAAVRAVVRVGIYTGAKVYFIHEGYQGLVDGGENIREATWESVSMMLQLGGTVIGSARCKDFRSREGRMTAALNLVKRRITNLCVIGGDGSLTGANDFRVEWGGLLADLQKQGKISAEEARGSSHLNIVGLVGSIDNDFCGTDMTIGTDSALHRIMEVVDSITTTAQSHQRTFVLEVMGRHCGYLALVTGLACGADWVFIPESPPPKNWEEIICQRLNESRLRGSRLNVIIVAEGAVDLEGKAITSEFIRNMVAKRLGFDTRVTVLGHVQRGGTPSAFDRILGSRMGVEAVMALLDATPDTPACVVSLSGNQAIRLPLMELVQMTKDVTKAMEEKRFNDAIKLRGRSFENNWDTYRLLSHHEIPSSKSNFTLAVMNVGAPAAGMNAAVRSAVRVGLTQGHKMIVIHDGFEGLANGVIEEFTWPQVSGWTGIGGANLGTKRVLPAKHMPEIVANISKFGINGLLIIGGFEAFLGALQVLDGRCQYEELCIPVMVIPATVSNNVPGSDFSIGADTALNAITSVNVEHLTEKMKTTVKRGLVLRNEKANEHYSTDFIYNLYSEEGQGIFDCRKNVLGHMQQGGSPSPFDRNFGTKLGAKAVQWFSTALKAAYRHGRIFANTPESVCLLGMRKRSVLVQPILELRNRIDLEHRLPRDQWWLRLRPILKVLAKYKVSVDISEQATLEHVRPQSGSAPADLS comes from the exons GGTTACCAAGGTCTGGTCGATGGGGGTGAGAACATTCGGGAGGCAACATGGGAGAGCGTCTCAATGATGCTTCAGCTG GGTGGGACAGTGATTGGCAGCGCCCGCTGTAAGGATTTCCGATCACGGGAAGGACGGATGACGGCGGCTCTGAACCTGGTCAAGCGTAGAATCACCAACCTGTGTGTGATTGGGGGTGATGGCAGTCTCACTGGAGCCAACGACTTCCGGGTGGAGTGGGGAGGTCTGCTCGCTGACCTCCAGAAACAGG GGAAGATCAGCGCGGAGGAGGCGAGAGGTTCTTCGCACCTGAACATCGTAGGATTGGTGGGATCTATTGATAACGACTTCTGTGGAACGGATATGACCATCGGTACAGACTCAGCACTGCACCGCATCATGGAAGTGGTGGACTCCATCACCACCACTGCCCAGAG CCACCAGCGAACGTTCGTCTTGGAGGTGATGGGTCGGCATTGCGG GTACCTGGCCCTGGTGACAGGTTTGGCCTGTGGCGCTGACTGGGTTTTTATCCCCGAGTCCCCCCCACCAAAGAACTGGGAGGAGATAATCTGCCAGCGGCTCAATGAG TCACGTCTCCGTGGGTCAAGGCTGAACGTGATCATTGTGGCTGAGGGGGCAGTGGACCTGGAGGGCAAGGCCATCACATCCGAGTTCATCCGCAAC ATGGTCGCCAAACGTCTTGGCTTTGACACACGTGTCACTGTATTGGGCCATGTTCAGAGAGGAGGAACACCCAGTGCTTTTGACCGCATTCTG GGGAGCCGGATGGGGGTGGAGGCAGTCATGGCACTGCTGGATGCCACCCCCGACACCCCGGCGTGTGTGGTGAGCCTGTCGGGGAACCAGGCCATTCGCCTGCCCTTGATGGAGCTCGTACAGATG ACCAAGGATGTGACCAAGGCGATGGAGGAGAAACGATTCAATGACGCCATCAAACTACGGGGAAG GAGTTTTGAGAATAACTGGGATACATATCGCCTTCTGTCCCACCACGAAATCCCCTCCAGCAAG AGTAACTTCACATTGGCGGTAATGAACGTTGGTGCCCCTGCAGCCGGGATGAATGCAGCTGTCCGTTCCGCTGTCCGTGTTGGACTGACTCAGGGGCATAAAATGATAGTGATTCACGATGGATTTGAGGGTTTGGCAAATGGAGTG ATCGAGGAATTCACCTGGCCACAGGTCAGTGGCTGGACTGGCATTGGAGGAGCCAATCTGGGCACCAAGCG AGTCCTACCGGCTAAACACATGCCTGAAATTGTGGCTAACATCAGCAAGTTTGGAATTAATGGCCTCCTTATCATTGGTGGCTTTGAG gcCTTCCTTGGGGCCCTGCAAGTCCTGGACGGCCGCTGCCAATACGAAGAGCTGTGTATCCCAGTGATGGTTATCCCAGCCACCGTCTCCAACAACGTGCCAGGATCCGACTTCAGTATCGGGGCCGACACTGCCCTCAACGCCATCACCAGC GTCAATgtggagcatctgacagagaaaATGAAAACTACTGTCAAACGAGGCTTGGTCCTGAG GAATGAGAAAGCCAACGAACATTACTCCACTGACTTCATCTACAATCTGTACTCGGAGGAGGGTCAAGGCATTTTCGACTGCAGGAAGAATGTCCTGGGACATATGCAGCAG GGGGGAAGTCCCAGTCCGTTCGACCGGAATTTCGGCACCAAGCTGGGAGCTAAGGCTGTTCAGTGGTTCTCCACAGCCCTGAAGGCAGCTTACCGTCACG GTCGTATTTTTGCCAACACACCCGAGTCAGTTTGCCTGCTGGGGATGAGGAAGAGGAGTGTCCTGGTCCAACCCATTCTTGAGCTCCGGAACCGCATCGACCTGGA ACACCGCCTTCCCAGGGACCAGTGGTGGTTGAGGCTCCGTCCAATCCTCAAAGTCCTCGCCAAGTACAAAGTGTCCGTTGACATCTCGGAGCAGGCGACACTTGAGCACGTGCGTCCTCAGTCTGGCTCTGCACCTGCCGACCTTAGTTGA
- the LOC138747174 gene encoding ATP-dependent 6-phosphofructokinase, muscle type-like isoform X1 encodes MVLEDRSHAETLGVGKAIAVLTSGGDAQGMNAAVRAVVRVGIYTGAKVYFIHEGYQGLVDGGENIREATWESVSMMLQLGGTVIGSARCKDFRSREGRMTAALNLVKRRITNLCVIGGDGSLTGANDFRVEWGGLLADLQKQGKISAEEARGSSHLNIVGLVGSIDNDFCGTDMTIGTDSALHRIMEVVDSITTTAQSHQRTFVLEVMGRHCGYLALVTGLACGADWVFIPESPPPKNWEEIICQRLNESRLRGSRLNVIIVAEGAVDLEGKAITSEFIRNMVAKRLGFDTRVTVLGHVQRGGTPSAFDRILGSRMGVEAVMALLDATPDTPACVVSLSGNQAIRLPLMELVQMTKDVTKAMEEKRFNDAIKLRGRSFENNWDTYRLLSHHEIPSSKSNFTLAVMNVGAPAAGMNAAVRSAVRVGLTQGHKMIVIHDGFEGLANGVIEEFTWPQVSGWTGIGGANLGTKRVLPAKHMPEIVANISKFGINGLLIIGGFEAFLGALQVLDGRCQYEELCIPVMVIPATVSNNVPGSDFSIGADTALNAITSTCDRIKQSAAGTKRRVFIIETMGGYCGYLATMAGLAAGADAAYIYEDPFSIHDLQVNVEHLTEKMKTTVKRGLVLRNEKANEHYSTDFIYNLYSEEGQGIFDCRKNVLGHMQQGGSPSPFDRNFGTKLGAKAVQWFSTALKAAYRHGRIFANTPESVCLLGMRKRSVLVQPILELRNRIDLEHRLPRDQWWLRLRPILKVLAKYKVSVDISEQATLEHVRPQSGSAPADLS; translated from the exons GGTTACCAAGGTCTGGTCGATGGGGGTGAGAACATTCGGGAGGCAACATGGGAGAGCGTCTCAATGATGCTTCAGCTG GGTGGGACAGTGATTGGCAGCGCCCGCTGTAAGGATTTCCGATCACGGGAAGGACGGATGACGGCGGCTCTGAACCTGGTCAAGCGTAGAATCACCAACCTGTGTGTGATTGGGGGTGATGGCAGTCTCACTGGAGCCAACGACTTCCGGGTGGAGTGGGGAGGTCTGCTCGCTGACCTCCAGAAACAGG GGAAGATCAGCGCGGAGGAGGCGAGAGGTTCTTCGCACCTGAACATCGTAGGATTGGTGGGATCTATTGATAACGACTTCTGTGGAACGGATATGACCATCGGTACAGACTCAGCACTGCACCGCATCATGGAAGTGGTGGACTCCATCACCACCACTGCCCAGAG CCACCAGCGAACGTTCGTCTTGGAGGTGATGGGTCGGCATTGCGG GTACCTGGCCCTGGTGACAGGTTTGGCCTGTGGCGCTGACTGGGTTTTTATCCCCGAGTCCCCCCCACCAAAGAACTGGGAGGAGATAATCTGCCAGCGGCTCAATGAG TCACGTCTCCGTGGGTCAAGGCTGAACGTGATCATTGTGGCTGAGGGGGCAGTGGACCTGGAGGGCAAGGCCATCACATCCGAGTTCATCCGCAAC ATGGTCGCCAAACGTCTTGGCTTTGACACACGTGTCACTGTATTGGGCCATGTTCAGAGAGGAGGAACACCCAGTGCTTTTGACCGCATTCTG GGGAGCCGGATGGGGGTGGAGGCAGTCATGGCACTGCTGGATGCCACCCCCGACACCCCGGCGTGTGTGGTGAGCCTGTCGGGGAACCAGGCCATTCGCCTGCCCTTGATGGAGCTCGTACAGATG ACCAAGGATGTGACCAAGGCGATGGAGGAGAAACGATTCAATGACGCCATCAAACTACGGGGAAG GAGTTTTGAGAATAACTGGGATACATATCGCCTTCTGTCCCACCACGAAATCCCCTCCAGCAAG AGTAACTTCACATTGGCGGTAATGAACGTTGGTGCCCCTGCAGCCGGGATGAATGCAGCTGTCCGTTCCGCTGTCCGTGTTGGACTGACTCAGGGGCATAAAATGATAGTGATTCACGATGGATTTGAGGGTTTGGCAAATGGAGTG ATCGAGGAATTCACCTGGCCACAGGTCAGTGGCTGGACTGGCATTGGAGGAGCCAATCTGGGCACCAAGCG AGTCCTACCGGCTAAACACATGCCTGAAATTGTGGCTAACATCAGCAAGTTTGGAATTAATGGCCTCCTTATCATTGGTGGCTTTGAG gcCTTCCTTGGGGCCCTGCAAGTCCTGGACGGCCGCTGCCAATACGAAGAGCTGTGTATCCCAGTGATGGTTATCCCAGCCACCGTCTCCAACAACGTGCCAGGATCCGACTTCAGTATCGGGGCCGACACTGCCCTCAACGCCATCACCAGC ACATGTGACAGGATAAAGCAGTCTGCAGCAGGAACCAAGCGCCGTGTGTTCATCATTGAGACGATGGGGGGTTACTGTGGGTACCTGGCCACCATGGCAGGCCTGGCCGCGGGGGCAGATGCTGCCTACATCTACGAGGATCCCTTCTCCATCCATGACCTGCAG GTCAATgtggagcatctgacagagaaaATGAAAACTACTGTCAAACGAGGCTTGGTCCTGAG GAATGAGAAAGCCAACGAACATTACTCCACTGACTTCATCTACAATCTGTACTCGGAGGAGGGTCAAGGCATTTTCGACTGCAGGAAGAATGTCCTGGGACATATGCAGCAG GGGGGAAGTCCCAGTCCGTTCGACCGGAATTTCGGCACCAAGCTGGGAGCTAAGGCTGTTCAGTGGTTCTCCACAGCCCTGAAGGCAGCTTACCGTCACG GTCGTATTTTTGCCAACACACCCGAGTCAGTTTGCCTGCTGGGGATGAGGAAGAGGAGTGTCCTGGTCCAACCCATTCTTGAGCTCCGGAACCGCATCGACCTGGA ACACCGCCTTCCCAGGGACCAGTGGTGGTTGAGGCTCCGTCCAATCCTCAAAGTCCTCGCCAAGTACAAAGTGTCCGTTGACATCTCGGAGCAGGCGACACTTGAGCACGTGCGTCCTCAGTCTGGCTCTGCACCTGCCGACCTTAGTTGA
- the LOC138747174 gene encoding ATP-dependent 6-phosphofructokinase, muscle type-like isoform X3, which translates to MGERLNDASAGKISAEEARGSSHLNIVGLVGSIDNDFCGTDMTIGTDSALHRIMEVVDSITTTAQSHQRTFVLEVMGRHCGYLALVTGLACGADWVFIPESPPPKNWEEIICQRLNESRLRGSRLNVIIVAEGAVDLEGKAITSEFIRNMVAKRLGFDTRVTVLGHVQRGGTPSAFDRILGSRMGVEAVMALLDATPDTPACVVSLSGNQAIRLPLMELVQMTKDVTKAMEEKRFNDAIKLRGRSFENNWDTYRLLSHHEIPSSKSNFTLAVMNVGAPAAGMNAAVRSAVRVGLTQGHKMIVIHDGFEGLANGVIEEFTWPQVSGWTGIGGANLGTKRVLPAKHMPEIVANISKFGINGLLIIGGFEAFLGALQVLDGRCQYEELCIPVMVIPATVSNNVPGSDFSIGADTALNAITSTCDRIKQSAAGTKRRVFIIETMGGYCGYLATMAGLAAGADAAYIYEDPFSIHDLQVNVEHLTEKMKTTVKRGLVLRNEKANEHYSTDFIYNLYSEEGQGIFDCRKNVLGHMQQGGSPSPFDRNFGTKLGAKAVQWFSTALKAAYRHGRIFANTPESVCLLGMRKRSVLVQPILELRNRIDLEHRLPRDQWWLRLRPILKVLAKYKVSVDISEQATLEHVRPQSGSAPADLS; encoded by the exons ATGGGAGAGCGTCTCAATGATGCTTCAGCTG GGAAGATCAGCGCGGAGGAGGCGAGAGGTTCTTCGCACCTGAACATCGTAGGATTGGTGGGATCTATTGATAACGACTTCTGTGGAACGGATATGACCATCGGTACAGACTCAGCACTGCACCGCATCATGGAAGTGGTGGACTCCATCACCACCACTGCCCAGAG CCACCAGCGAACGTTCGTCTTGGAGGTGATGGGTCGGCATTGCGG GTACCTGGCCCTGGTGACAGGTTTGGCCTGTGGCGCTGACTGGGTTTTTATCCCCGAGTCCCCCCCACCAAAGAACTGGGAGGAGATAATCTGCCAGCGGCTCAATGAG TCACGTCTCCGTGGGTCAAGGCTGAACGTGATCATTGTGGCTGAGGGGGCAGTGGACCTGGAGGGCAAGGCCATCACATCCGAGTTCATCCGCAAC ATGGTCGCCAAACGTCTTGGCTTTGACACACGTGTCACTGTATTGGGCCATGTTCAGAGAGGAGGAACACCCAGTGCTTTTGACCGCATTCTG GGGAGCCGGATGGGGGTGGAGGCAGTCATGGCACTGCTGGATGCCACCCCCGACACCCCGGCGTGTGTGGTGAGCCTGTCGGGGAACCAGGCCATTCGCCTGCCCTTGATGGAGCTCGTACAGATG ACCAAGGATGTGACCAAGGCGATGGAGGAGAAACGATTCAATGACGCCATCAAACTACGGGGAAG GAGTTTTGAGAATAACTGGGATACATATCGCCTTCTGTCCCACCACGAAATCCCCTCCAGCAAG AGTAACTTCACATTGGCGGTAATGAACGTTGGTGCCCCTGCAGCCGGGATGAATGCAGCTGTCCGTTCCGCTGTCCGTGTTGGACTGACTCAGGGGCATAAAATGATAGTGATTCACGATGGATTTGAGGGTTTGGCAAATGGAGTG ATCGAGGAATTCACCTGGCCACAGGTCAGTGGCTGGACTGGCATTGGAGGAGCCAATCTGGGCACCAAGCG AGTCCTACCGGCTAAACACATGCCTGAAATTGTGGCTAACATCAGCAAGTTTGGAATTAATGGCCTCCTTATCATTGGTGGCTTTGAG gcCTTCCTTGGGGCCCTGCAAGTCCTGGACGGCCGCTGCCAATACGAAGAGCTGTGTATCCCAGTGATGGTTATCCCAGCCACCGTCTCCAACAACGTGCCAGGATCCGACTTCAGTATCGGGGCCGACACTGCCCTCAACGCCATCACCAGC ACATGTGACAGGATAAAGCAGTCTGCAGCAGGAACCAAGCGCCGTGTGTTCATCATTGAGACGATGGGGGGTTACTGTGGGTACCTGGCCACCATGGCAGGCCTGGCCGCGGGGGCAGATGCTGCCTACATCTACGAGGATCCCTTCTCCATCCATGACCTGCAG GTCAATgtggagcatctgacagagaaaATGAAAACTACTGTCAAACGAGGCTTGGTCCTGAG GAATGAGAAAGCCAACGAACATTACTCCACTGACTTCATCTACAATCTGTACTCGGAGGAGGGTCAAGGCATTTTCGACTGCAGGAAGAATGTCCTGGGACATATGCAGCAG GGGGGAAGTCCCAGTCCGTTCGACCGGAATTTCGGCACCAAGCTGGGAGCTAAGGCTGTTCAGTGGTTCTCCACAGCCCTGAAGGCAGCTTACCGTCACG GTCGTATTTTTGCCAACACACCCGAGTCAGTTTGCCTGCTGGGGATGAGGAAGAGGAGTGTCCTGGTCCAACCCATTCTTGAGCTCCGGAACCGCATCGACCTGGA ACACCGCCTTCCCAGGGACCAGTGGTGGTTGAGGCTCCGTCCAATCCTCAAAGTCCTCGCCAAGTACAAAGTGTCCGTTGACATCTCGGAGCAGGCGACACTTGAGCACGTGCGTCCTCAGTCTGGCTCTGCACCTGCCGACCTTAGTTGA
- the LOC138747472 gene encoding LOW QUALITY PROTEIN: uncharacterized protein (The sequence of the model RefSeq protein was modified relative to this genomic sequence to represent the inferred CDS: inserted 2 bases in 1 codon) yields PSLSPPLSPPSLSPPLSPPPLSPPSLPPLSPPPLSPPLSPPPSLPPLSPPPSLPPLSPPPSLPPLSPPPLSPPSLPPPSPPPSPPPLSPPSLPPLSPPLSPPLSPPPLSPPLSPPLSPPLSPPLSPPLSPPSPPPLSPPPLPPPSLPPPSLPPPLSPPSLPPLSPPLSPPSLPPLPPLSPPLSPPLSPPPLSPPSLPPLSPPLSPPSPPLSPPLSPPLSPPLSPPLSPPSLPPLSPLSPPSXSPPLSPPLSPPLSPPLSPPLSPPLSPPLSPPLSPPLSPPLSPPSLSPLS; encoded by the exons ccctctctctccccccctctctctcccccctctctctccccccccctctctcccccccctctctcccccccctctctcccccccctctctcccccccctctctccccccccctctctccccccccctctctcccccccctctctccccccccctctctcccccccctctctccccccccctctctcccccccctctctcccccccctctctcccccccctctctcccccccccctctccccccccctctcccccccctctctcccccccctctctcccccccctctctccccccctctctccccccctctctcccccccctctctccccccctctctccccccctctctccccccctctctccccccccctctccccccccctctcccccccctctcccccccccctctcccccccccctctcccccccccctctctcccccccccctctctccccccccctctctcccccccctctctcccccccctctctccccccctctctcccccctctctcccccctctcccccccctctctccccccctctctccccccctctctcccccccctctctcccccccctctctcccccccctctctccccccctctctcccccctctccccccctctctccccccctctctccccccctctctccccccctctctccccccctctctcccccctctctcccccctctctcccccctctctcccccctc ctctccccctctctctccccctctctctccccctctctctccccctctctctccccctctctctccccctctctctccccctctctctccccctctctctccccctctctctccccctctctctcccccctctctctcccctctctct